The Bacteroidota bacterium genome includes a region encoding these proteins:
- the corA gene encoding magnesium/cobalt transporter CorA: MSPAIDTIGLPPGTVVYSGDEQTAKVKITLMQFNEKELFEKEFYDVDECLSQTVADKVSWINVDGIHNTELIQKIGEKFGIHSLTLEDIASHEQRPKFEDYETYLASIMKMISYTGEIHSEQLSVILLDNNSVLSFQEADGGDAFDIIRTRIRQGKGRVRKMGADYLAYCLIDAVVDLYFVILEKIGDRIEVLEEELIRDPSKKTMKHLHAMKREMIFLRKAVWPMRELINNFERCESKLIKKATRLFLRDLYDHTIRVIDTVETFRDLLSGMMDIYLSSVSNRMNEIMKVLTIITTIFIPLSFIVGVYGMNFNTQISPYNMPELHTRYGYIILWAVMIGIAVGMVFYFKKRKWL; encoded by the coding sequence ATGTCCCCCGCTATTGACACAATCGGTCTTCCCCCCGGCACCGTGGTTTACTCAGGCGATGAGCAAACCGCCAAAGTAAAAATCACGCTCATGCAGTTCAACGAAAAAGAGTTGTTTGAAAAAGAATTTTACGATGTGGACGAATGCCTTTCGCAAACGGTTGCGGATAAAGTTTCGTGGATAAATGTGGACGGCATTCACAACACCGAACTCATTCAGAAGATTGGCGAAAAGTTCGGCATTCACTCCCTCACGCTCGAAGACATTGCCAGCCATGAACAGCGCCCCAAGTTTGAAGATTATGAAACCTACCTCGCCAGCATCATGAAAATGATTTCGTACACAGGCGAAATTCATTCCGAGCAGTTGTCCGTCATTCTTCTCGACAACAATTCCGTTCTCTCTTTTCAGGAAGCCGATGGCGGAGACGCGTTCGACATCATCCGCACACGCATTCGTCAGGGGAAAGGGAGAGTACGGAAAATGGGAGCTGATTATCTCGCCTATTGTTTGATTGACGCAGTGGTAGATTTATATTTTGTAATCCTCGAAAAAATTGGCGACCGCATCGAAGTACTCGAAGAAGAACTCATCCGCGACCCATCCAAAAAAACCATGAAGCACCTGCACGCCATGAAGCGCGAAATGATTTTCCTCCGCAAAGCCGTGTGGCCCATGCGCGAACTCATCAACAACTTCGAGCGCTGCGAAAGCAAGCTCATCAAAAAAGCCACGCGCCTTTTTCTGCGCGACCTTTACGACCACACCATCCGCGTGATAGACACCGTAGAAACCTTTCGCGACCTGCTCTCCGGCATGATGGATATTTACCTCTCCAGCGTGAGCAACCGCATGAACGAAATCATGAAAGTGCTCACCATCATCACCACCATCTTCATTCCGCTCAGCTTCATCGTTGGAGTTTACGGCATGAACTTCAACACCCAAATATCTCCCTACAACATGCCCGAACTCCACACCCGTTACGGTTACATCATCCTCTGGGCAGTCATGATCGGCATTGCCGTAGGAATGGTTTTCTATTTCAAGAAACGAAAGTGGTTGTGA
- the purD gene encoding phosphoribosylamine--glycine ligase, with the protein MNVFLLGSGGREHALAWKMAQSEKLGSLFIAPGNAGTSDYGENVNISPADFPSIKKFVLENKINMVVVGPEEPLVKGIHDFFLADDELKNIPVIGPQKDGAQLEGSKDFSKQFMIKYGIPTAKYQTFTKETISEAFSFLETLSPPYVLKADGLAAGKGVVIPSTIEEAKKELEEMLGGRFGASSAKVVIEEFLKGIELSVFVLSDGKSYKILPEAKDYKRIGEGDTGLNTGGMGAVSPVPFADEVFMKKVEEQIIIPTVEGLKKENIVYKGFIFIGLIKVGDEPFVIEYNCRMGDPETEVVLPRIKSDILNLFEAVANQTLDKMKIEFDERTAVTVMLVSGGYPGDYEKGKVIIGLESVKDSIPFHAGTSELPTPNSQPQIVTNGGRVIAITSYGNTMEEALQKSFANAEAINYEGKYYRKDIGKDLI; encoded by the coding sequence ATGAACGTTTTCTTATTAGGATCAGGCGGACGCGAACACGCCCTTGCATGGAAAATGGCACAAAGTGAAAAACTGGGCTCTCTCTTTATTGCACCCGGCAACGCAGGCACTTCTGATTACGGAGAAAATGTAAACATTTCCCCTGCTGATTTTCCTTCCATCAAAAAATTTGTTCTTGAGAATAAAATAAATATGGTAGTTGTCGGTCCCGAAGAACCGCTGGTGAAAGGCATTCACGATTTTTTTCTTGCGGATGATGAATTGAAAAACATTCCTGTCATTGGTCCTCAAAAAGATGGCGCGCAACTTGAAGGAAGCAAAGATTTCTCCAAACAGTTCATGATAAAGTACGGAATTCCCACTGCTAAATATCAAACCTTCACCAAAGAAACTATTTCGGAAGCTTTTTCTTTTCTTGAAACACTTTCCCCACCTTACGTTCTCAAAGCAGACGGACTTGCAGCCGGAAAAGGCGTGGTTATTCCAAGCACTATTGAAGAAGCAAAAAAAGAACTCGAAGAAATGTTAGGAGGGAGATTTGGTGCTTCAAGTGCCAAAGTCGTGATTGAAGAATTTCTGAAAGGCATTGAGCTTTCAGTTTTTGTCCTTTCAGATGGAAAGAGTTATAAAATTCTTCCCGAAGCAAAAGATTACAAACGTATAGGAGAAGGCGATACAGGTTTGAACACAGGTGGCATGGGCGCAGTTTCTCCTGTTCCCTTTGCCGATGAGGTCTTTATGAAAAAAGTGGAAGAGCAAATCATCATTCCAACTGTTGAAGGTCTGAAAAAAGAAAATATAGTTTACAAGGGCTTCATTTTCATCGGGCTAATTAAAGTTGGTGATGAACCTTTCGTAATCGAATACAACTGTCGCATGGGCGATCCTGAAACAGAAGTGGTTCTTCCAAGAATTAAATCTGACATCTTAAATTTGTTTGAAGCAGTCGCTAATCAAACTTTAGACAAAATGAAAATTGAATTTGACGAACGCACTGCCGTAACAGTAATGCTTGTCTCAGGCGGTTATCCTGGAGATTATGAAAAAGGAAAAGTAATTATCGGATTAGAATCAGTAAAAGATTCCATTCCCTTTCACGCAGGCACATCCGAACTCCCAACTCCCAACTCCCAACCCCAAATTGTAACAAACGGGGGAAGAGTAATTGCAATTACTTCTTACGGAAACACAATGGAAGAAGCATTACAAAAAAGTTTTGCAAATGCCGAAGCAATAAACTATGAAGGAAAGTACTATCGCAAGGATATTGGAAAGGATTTGATTTAA
- the purQ gene encoding phosphoribosylformylglycinamidine synthase subunit PurQ — protein sequence MKFGVVIFPGSNCDQDMIYVLRKIMRQDVVELWHKETNLQNCDMVILPGGFSYGDYLRSGAIARFSPIMEKVQEFADKGGYVFGVCNGFQILCEARLLPGALLHNSDRKFHCKNVFIKAQNTDTLVTSSIPKDKALKIPIAHGEGNYFNDTESLKKMNASGQILFRYCDEQGNITDESNPNGSIENIAGVCNEKKNVFGMMPHPERASDIELGNTDGKFLFESILSLVQA from the coding sequence ATGAAATTTGGCGTTGTAATATTCCCGGGTTCTAACTGCGATCAGGATATGATTTATGTCTTGCGGAAAATCATGAGGCAGGATGTAGTTGAACTCTGGCACAAAGAAACAAACCTTCAGAACTGCGATATGGTGATTCTTCCGGGCGGATTCTCTTACGGAGATTATTTGCGCTCGGGAGCGATAGCTCGTTTTTCTCCTATTATGGAGAAGGTGCAGGAGTTTGCCGATAAAGGCGGATATGTATTTGGCGTGTGCAACGGTTTCCAGATTTTATGTGAAGCGAGATTGCTTCCAGGCGCACTTCTTCATAACTCAGACAGAAAATTTCATTGCAAAAATGTTTTCATTAAAGCACAGAACACCGATACACTTGTTACTTCTTCCATTCCAAAAGACAAAGCCCTGAAAATTCCTATCGCGCACGGTGAAGGGAATTATTTCAACGACACTGAATCACTGAAAAAGATGAATGCAAGTGGACAAATTCTTTTTCGATACTGCGATGAGCAAGGAAATATTACCGATGAATCCAATCCCAATGGCTCAATAGAAAATATCGCAGGCGTTTGTAACGAAAAGAAAAATGTTTTCGGCATGATGCCTCATCCCGAGCGCGCCTCAGACATTGAACTTGGAAATACTGACGGAAAATTTTTGTTTGAATCTATACTGAGCTTGGTGCAGGCGTAA